In a single window of the Palaemon carinicauda isolate YSFRI2023 chromosome 10, ASM3689809v2, whole genome shotgun sequence genome:
- the LOC137648311 gene encoding golgin subfamily A member 6-like protein 7 encodes MAGLPEHQQFLDNLWRFLNQMWQKEFPSPRLLGDFRRRAVVDGIVFLKKKLENLAEENAALQKQLQEMQVQKSCNQFPIKQSLQPPEFRRLLQKHIEENIKLHENIITLTTENAALIQEIRDLKNQLEKHEEMARFSKEKEDNEHHFEELLRKLEDRKRLEIAALNHKVYMLREKTEAIQMSNVPFMQAAEIQTPIRGVQIEIGKMREELKTLKNAVETNVEEQDRRQAQQLDDYGKQIEELKIELRERSLQRAALVGQENILKEKVHRIEHTNGELVVQIADLKAQLLNKEREVSELNKDENRMRSVAEKCIEEKDGLNNHGIE; translated from the coding sequence ATGGCAGGATTACCGGAGCATCAACAATTCCTGGATAATCTGTGGAGGTTTCTGAACCAGATGTGGCAGAAGGAATTTCCTTCCCCGCGGTTGCTGGGAGACTTCAGGCGGAGAGCCGTTGTTGATGGCATAGTTTTTTTGAAGAAGAAATTGGAAAATCTGGCAGAAGAAAATGCTGCTTTGCAAAAGCAGCTTCAGGAAATGCAAGTGCAAAAATCATGCAACCAGTTCCCGATCAAGCAATCTCTCCAGCCTCCTGAATTCAGACGACTGCTCCAGAAACACATTGAGGAAAACATCAAACTTCATGAGAACATCATAACTCTGACAACAGAAAATGCTGCCCTCATCCAGGAGATTCGGGATTTGAAGAATCAACTGGAAAAGCATGAAGAAATGGCTCGCTTCAGCAAGGAGAAAGAAGACAATGAGCATCATTTCGAGGAGTTATTGAGGAAACTTGAAGATAGAAAGAGGTTGGAAATAGCGGCCTTGAACCATAAAGTGTATATGCTAAGAGAAAAGACAGAAGCAATCCAGATGTCCAATGTCCCCTTCATGCAAGCAGCGGAGATTCAAACACCGATAAGAGGTGTTCAAATTGAAATTGGGAAGATGAGAGAAGAACTCAAAACTTTGAAGAACGCTGTTGAAACAAACGTTGAAGAACAAGATCGTCGTCAGGCTCAGCAGTTGGATGACTATGGGAAACAGATTGAGGAGTTGAAAATCGAACTGAGGGAACGTAGTCTACAGAGAGCAGCCCTGGTTGGTCAAGAAAACATCTTGAAGGAAAAGGTGCACCGGATTGAACACACTAATGGAGAATTAGTCGTCCAGATTGCCGATCTGAAAGCACAGCTGTTAAATAAGGAAAGAGAAGTTTCTGAACTGAATAAAGATGAAAACAGAATGAGGAGCGTTGCTGAAAAATGCATCGAAGAAAAAGATGGACTGAATAATCATGGGATAGAATAG